A stretch of DNA from Montipora foliosa isolate CH-2021 chromosome 4, ASM3666993v2, whole genome shotgun sequence:
GCGAATGAGAATAGCTTTGATGTTTCGTTCAAGACACTGATTCGGCTGGTGCTTGAGCCTCAAAACTAGTCAGTGTCAAACCATTATTTTACAATGCTAGCTCCTAACTACCACTACCCTGTATTTTAAAAGAACCCATACATTGTTCGCAAAATAGTACGGGACGGGTTTCCCTGAACTGTGGACTGGTCTTTGCGTAGCCAGCTAGCAGgttcagacgccatattgaaagaGCTTGGGATGGATCTGGGCCCGGTGACAAAACGACGCTTCCAATCCCCACCCTGTCGTTTTGtcacccggcccagacctattTCACGCTCTTGGCGTCTGTGGGGTCTGATACGTGTTTCGTggcgacaacaacaacatctaccACCTGCTTTGTAGGGAAGACTAATTGGAGATTCGCTCTACCGAGTGAACCACTCCTCCCCCTCCCTCACCCACCATTGGGAAACCATAGAGAAAGAGGCTGTAAAACTAAAACTTCAAGGAAATATGCTAATCGCCCCAGACACTGATACAACGGGACCAActtgcattttttaattttctttcatgtttattGCGCGTGTTAAACGAGCAGAGATTGTAAGAGTTCACCGTTTCATATGCTAGGCAATATTCCTTTTCAGAAGGAAGGTTTTTACGCGAAACCTACTTTTACCTACTACTTATTTTAAAACCTACTTTTATTATATGGGCAAACTGGTCCGGgatgaaaaggagaattctgattggttctctgaGCGGTCCGAATTTTGCaacagagtgttttcactcacgtgatcagtaaccttgttttcctcggaaacaaaagaaaacctttCCGTGAAAACACAGACCTTAATTCCCGgtggattagttggggacaccaacatggctgccgtgacgtcacgtgaaaacactatgTGGAGCGTATGTTGGTTGCCAAGCTTTATATAAAAAAGCACATTGAACTGGCTTGTTCGGTGCgtactgggaaaatattgctCTCGTTCCTTTTGACCAATATTTTCCTAGTACGGACCTCACTCCAGTTCAAATAACAtctatatattttattgtacGGGGTCTGGGATCGAGTAAAGTTTCTTTAAAAAGAGGaattagagcgattttcaatagagtgtcgtaaaaccaaaaccaaagtaattacttcggccaatcaaaaagcagggagacaatccagtaaaccaatcaaaactcgaagtaattatatGTAGCCGccacaaagcgcggaaaaatgtgcacgcgcgagccacgattggtttcggtttcacttctgattgattgaaaaaatgtcgcgaaaactttgaacccatcactgagtgaagtaatgccaaaccaaagcaattagctaattactttcgacactcaattgaaaaccgctctaatgaaGTAACAGCTTATTACTGCTGACCTTGAGATTAAAAGGAGGCTTAACTTCCTGGATAGGCCTAGCTTGTATGGCgcgtttttagtgtcaaaattcaaaccGTGTATTTGGCAATTCAATCATACAATTTAGCTATTCAAACCTTCAGTTTGGAAATTCAACGATCGGTAATTCAATTGAATATTTAAATTGTtgaattgaaagtttgaatggCATGTCACGGTTTGAATTTCGAACGTTTAAGTGAAGAACTGAAGGTTGACCAAGGTTGGATTTGCCGaactgaatgtttgaattgccgaactgaggatttgaattgccgaattgaacgTTTGAATtgcatgtttgaattttgacactaaGAACGCGCCATAAGCTGCAACGAGTCTTTTGCTCCGTGGTAGAGAACGGAAGGTTCTAGACTGTCtttacgtgacgtcacggcggccatgttggccATGTCCTAAACAATAAAAGGGGGCCAGGCCATGTTGGTTTAcacaactaatcctccggggattggtggaaaaacaaggttactgattaCGTGAATGAAAACACTATAGgttcgacttttttttttagaatatcATCACCAAGAAATACACCTCATTAATTAAAATCTACTTGAAATTTCGATTATCAAAAATTTCGATTCCAAAAGATTATCTCTCTTGCGTCATATTAAGGGCTGAAAAGTCTAGACAATAACGCTTCAACATCACGAAAGACGACATTGGCGTAATGCACTGGGTCCGACGCTGAAGCTGTTCCCAAGGGATAAGACTCGCTGATTGGATGAACATCTATGACGTCAATGCCAGCACGGCACATAGCTGAAGTAGCGTAAGCATTGTATAATTTAACTCGGGAAAAAGTTAAAAATCGGCGGACATCTTTATGTGGGTTTGGAAATCGCTCCCTGTGTATAGCGGACGTAGATTTCCATATAAATCGTCCCTTGAAAGTACCGTCCGCGTTAGGATGGTTTGTTTTGCCAATTACTAGGTTTATTAATTGATCGATGACTCGTTTGTAATCAGTAAAGTTCACCGCTGCGGCAAAGTGGATTCCTATGTTCAGTAGAAGAACACTCTTTTCAGTCATATCAGGATTAAACAGAGTCTGAAAAACGAAAGCGTCTGGTGTCAGTGAATTCGTATTGGTAATCGTTTGAAGCCGAGTAAAATGAAAGATTAATTTAGATTCACGAGTGTTTTCAAAGCTTTGATGAAATTGCACGAGACGCGTAGCAACGAcggcaatagaccattttacagttgtggctaagttaccaggcctaacaatggaagcgaggctgccggtgaccctgttttgatacaaaccttcatgcttttgtaatgttaatatggactaattagcgttacaacaacacaatttacatgataaaagcagtgaggtctgtatcaatgcaaggtcaccggcagcctcgcagccattcataggcttggtcgctgagcaaacaactgtaaaatggcctatttcaaaACTTTGAGAACACTGGTGAAATAAATCCTTAATTAAAGAGGCTTTGTCACGTTAtattagggtgtttaggggaaatctttagttaatcacgaatTTAAAACTCGAAGATGGTTATGTAGAATTCCTtttctgataaaattatcgttacatcacaaacaagatgattctgagcaaaaacgatctttgtccaggcgatttgccataaacttgaaaaacgtcgggccgacttttttcaagattatacaaatgcaatccgtttcaatgtccaatttttttttgtccataCATGCTTCTGTTTCCTTTTGCCGTATTTCTTTCATGTTGTTCAACAGATTTAAGTGGTtactgcaatgtttcattctactttttgggcattttgagtgtcatgaaattacatcattttgcgtgacacagcccctttagtTTTACGAGGAACCCATACAATTACTTGTTTATAATTTATAGGGCAAAATGATTTGAAACTTCGCAAGCCATTCAAGAGCAGTTGTGCAGTTTTGTTGATCAACAAGCGTTGAACCATGTATCATCAGcttattgaaaaggaaaaacaaccGTTGAATTCTATACAGTAAGTTGTTGAATGGAGCAGATCTCGTCGCATTCATTTAAATGGCCTGTTTCCGCATTCAACTCGACATGATACACAGTTCAACATATGAAACAAGAGCtgcagcatttgctgatcaagTAGAGTAACGCCAAAGTGCGTCTCACACTTTCAGAAAGAGAGGTTTCCATTGGTTGGGTTCTCTGTGAGGATGGCGTTGATTTGTGAGAGAAAGGGTTGCATGCCGAGGCATTAAGAGGAAAAACCGTGAATagcaatgaccacaaccaggttttctgagcccgcgagactgagcacccccagcaaaccattgttttaacgaaaaccgctggtcagcaacctggttctggtcattgctgtctaaggtctttcCATTAAGAGTGGCATCATCCGCACGAGGCAGTGTGTAGTGCAACTGCaaagtcatgggttcgagttCCATTCAACCTGGATTTGTTTCAGGCTTCCTCGCATTTCTGTAAGTTGCCCTCTTAACTGCAATAACGTTTCGCTTAGGAGTATTCAGAGGTCCTATATATGCGCTTTTATAATCTCCACCATACTCTCACTTAAAATGGATACTTTGTGATTTGCTTCAAAagtttaagtgctactatgatcaaattcagattcagattttgaaagcgtgttcgcttaacacccgactggcaaaaatttgagcttcgatttttatccaaaggctatttattttgagtgtaagctTCGGATTTCGCGGtacgccattactcacgttcaaaactgaccgattggacctcagagggttggatctagggcaaagtgacgtcatttactcacttaTTGTATgtaaacacgagtttaaaaatctgaaagcccgaaactccagtgctgcatattaattcagctgcgtacatacgcattgcattcttaaaccagtgagtctttgacgtcattttctcctcgacccgaCTGCAATTTGAAGCTAGTGAgcaaatgacgtcactttccctagatccaagcCTCTGGAGGTTTTCTGCCTCTAAAACCCGCAATATCTTCCACCAAATATGGGCCtcagtcattcagtgtatttaCATTTGAACCgacttaactgaatagagtgtaatgtgaagtactagtttttctaccccatatgaaccagctcccgtctgaccttgtagccgctcggcagagcagcggtgatctaaagcgaaggtcgtgggttcaattcccaccctggtcatagtttttctctgtcgttttgtgggcccatttccattagttgggctaacgctcacatggttcatatggggtagaaaaactagcactttacattacactttaTTCAGTTAAGTCCATTCAGTGTACTAAGTTTGTTGAATACTCTCTGTGTTTAAGGAACAccatctggttcagtaagaaaccgtaaaatttacaactgctagcACCAAAGCTTGGACATacgcaaaaccgtgaaactgtccctttaaACTCTGGGAGACACTATTGTCCGGCATTTGGAAAGTTCACTTCCGGTTACTGTCCTTGGCAAAAAAGCTCCCTAATGAAAATAGTCGCGGTCCTGCGCTAAATTCACAAGTCTTACCTTTTTCAAGTCCCTCATGACTAGCTCGTGGTCATAATCCATTTCATCGGGGAGTGGTTCCCTGGGTGACGTAACACCATCACCCCAGTATCCCTTCATGTCGTATACCCAGTGATAGACAGCCCGGCAGGCAATAAATGCCGTATTGCATAGTTCCTTGTACGGACCCGCAACCAATGAGCCGTAAAACGCATTGGAAATAGAATCTCCAAAGGTGAAGAACACTCCTTCTTTGTTTCTTGTATCCTTTTGCGTTCTGTCTGTGACAACAAGAAAACGGCATCAAACTtaaaaggggctatgtcataGTTTTGGTGGTGTCATTGCAGTATAATAGAAAAACTCTGAACTGATAAGACTTAACAACAATGGATTTTGCTACATGAAACTATTTTATGCTTTAAGACTAGATTTGACCAAAGTCGACgcaaaagtaaagtaaagaaaagtctctgcttacgagccagaaggcccatcaggccggcacttatctccggtttcattagcatgaagcgactaggagtatttctactccccctggatgggatgctggtCCATCGCATGGtcacccccagcatttcgccggtacccatttatacacctgggtggagagtggcaccgtgagagtaaagtgtcttgcccaagaacacatcacaatgtccccagccaggacccgaacccggaccactcgatccggagtcgagcattCTAATCATGAGGCCACCGGTCGACGCAAACCGCACCTCAAAATATATTTCACGGTTTTTCATTCACATTGTATGAACACTCGCAACTCAAAAGCTCCAAGACGAGTTGATGGCTTAGATAACTGAACAGTGCAGGGCAGCGCAGATTCTATTGTCATGGGTTAGAATCCAGCTGCAAGCcatgaattttaaattttaggcTTTTTCACAACTGTTCTATTTGCTCTCTCAACTGCAGCAATGATCATTCCAAAATCCGCAGTTCAAAAGATACGACTTCTGTTTTTGCTTTCATATCAAAACTTACATCATGTGAAAGCTTTTATCGTCAAGTTTGATATGACTCTTGGGTTCAAACCactttgtatttgttttttcacATACAATGCAGCATATATCATcaaaattaagtaaagtacTATCGTCCGGGTgcgtgtagtcctgagaaggactctTTGAGATGATATTGACTGACgattcgacaacctgagcggtcatcttcagagtcaagtgattggTGTAACGTCATTAGATACTATAaaaactccggtcgtagatgtcattggtcagcTTATTGGCGAttttattggtcgactgtcattTAGGCCCAGACGTAATTGGCCgagaagactaaacagtgattggtgcatttcgaccCGTCTATGGGACGTCCAAGGTCTGACttgtacgtgtatcgtagaataccgATGCCCACAACTTCCCACACCCTACAAAAGACTTATCAACGACATCAACAACAGACAAACTACACTctatcacagtactgcccaacatTATCATCAATTTTTAATTCCTTTCCTGACCATACCAGTCGTACTAGGAGTGAATTAGCTAAGAGTGTTCCTATGGCCTGGGTGAGCTTCCCAGCACAGTCAAAAAtcagtctatttttagaatacacTTTCCCGCGAAAATTAGTTGTCATGGCTCTGAGAAAGCACGGCaaaagcagtcacgcgtgacatggcttctcctGATTGCTTTAAGTGGCGGCcctttgcttgttttcgcgcgcaaagtgtatctgaAAAGACAAGACCGCAAATTGACAGAGAAACACTGTTATCAAATGCACTCTTGGTCGTACCCTTTATGTAAGGCTTCCATTGGCCATTCACCCATCGACCTAATCCATCCCAGAGCAGAGTTCCACATGAGGCATCGCAGGTGTATTGCTGTAGTCGCGTTGACTTTGAGGAAACCTCTTTCGTCAATGCATCAACTGCGTTCGAAAGGATAAAAGAAAAGTTAGTCCATCCGGAATTTCCGTAAACGTGAAAGGAACTTCAGCTCCCAACAAAGATCTACATACTTGGTTTAATCAACCAATCATTCGGTCAGTCAGTAGAATCCTTGTCACTTATAATGTTTAACAATTCATGTCAACGGTACATCAAGGTCTAAATATCAAAGATATATatattgttaaatttttgtCCGGCTTACAAATCTCTgattttttagctttttttatcaattttggcgttttggcttttttcaagGGCAAAACTCAAACCTTGGTTGATATTTATAGCGGATGAGTGTTGATTGAACAGGGCCCAGGAGTTAAACTCAAGTTTTTGGCAAATAAATTCATTTCTTTTCGGTTAAAAATTTGAGGCTTTTGGGAAAAAATACATAGTTTATATCTTTGCTATGCTTTTCTTACTTCCTTTTGAACGAAAATCTTCTGGTAGTATAAACCTGGACCCTCCAGTCCTTGGCAAAATGAGTCCGATGCTATCATTGTTCAAAGTATCAGACTTGATATCATTCGACTTACTGTTTCGCATATTATTTTCTGATGATGGAACGTTAAAAGTGATCTTCTCCCCATTTCTGAACGGAGCAATCAAATATGGCCGATCACCCTTCAGTACCCCGTCCGGTTGATTTTTGCCTTGGGAGTTACCTATGGAGACAGTAGAGTGTTataaaacgacagaacacaCTCAAATCATCTGGTGTAAAGTTTATGACTTGAATAGAACTGGTTATCAACGCTTTCGTTAAAACAACTTTACAAAAGGATTTGTTAGTACAAGTCCTACCCtaaaatagttgttttagtatatactaagacagtgagataatatacagcacaagaaattaatttggatgttttcttcacttgtcacggatgcaaatcgggacaccattttttcccgagttgctcggaggtaaatagcacaggatattcggagtttgacgagctaATCAGCGCCTGCGTTcaatccactgttttagtatatactaacataGCTTATCAATCAGTGACACGGGCCCATTATTAGGAGCGAACcactcccatactaagcctatgtcacggcatttttacagaccgatctactTTTTGAgtaccttttccgcaaaaaaaacaaaaaaaacaaaggcagtttcGGTTCGGAGGCGCTATGACATCAAGTTAGTTATTTGTCATCGGGATCTCCTCAGGGAGtttcattcgcgggaaattgaAAGTAagaataaatcggtctgtgaaaacgctgtgACAAAAATATATGGCTGTttttcgctcctagtcatgggtttCTGTCAGTGATTAATAGGGACTTTAATATCTATGACGcagtcgtcaacgagaacgccacaaaacaacaatatcattggttaaaagaggaacaattatcgtgctgcacgtgcgaaACGAATTCTATAGCTtgcacatatttttgcggtactcttcacaaaaacgacgtgaaatcacctaaTTAGAGGTTTTGACAACAATGCCGGCGTGCAAATGTAaatctttcattctatatttttcctctgaaaccgttcgtaccagtttatgtttaggatactctgcccacattgtacgacatCGACTTACGGCTAAAAACCTACTATAGTGCGAAgtagtttgaagtgacgttttcgtcgacgtctcAGAAAAGTCCCTAATAACAACTTTTTCGTCTGCCGAAAACGTTCTGTGGAAAAATTATGCTTCATTCTGTCCTTCTTTACAAAGTTCTGTCCTTCTTTGCAAAGGTTAAAATGACTTTCCTTTCTTGCGAGAAGAAAAGGACACCTCTGCATGGATCTCCTCTATGTCTCTAATTtatgttagagcgagtttcaatcgagtgtcttgaaaccaaaaccaaagtaatcactttggccaatcaaaaaggacggagacaatccagtagaccaatcaaaactcaaagtaattacacgtagccgacacaaagcgcgggaaaatgtgcacgcgcgagccacgattggttttcgtttcacttttgattggttgaaaaagtggggcaagaactttgaaccaatcactgagtgaaggaatcataaaccaaagcaattcgctccaactctttcacggtggtaattcgacctttatcaactcgtttgataaaacctaattttaacctcccaccgacgcagcaccagagtttcttcagaaactagaaatttgttatGTTTAACTGCACACACATGATATTTCAATCCTTGAAATAAGTCCAAGAAGTAAAGAAATTTTATTGCTcttggcagccatcttgagaattgatttcacggtaaggaactgggctcgatcttgttacgtcatccggatACAAATTCCCGGATTTAGCGTCCACACGGTTCTGGATTTATAGCGGATTCCAAAATATCGACTCTGGGGAGCGAATTTAAAAAGTTCCGGATGCGCcagcgaattcgccggatacgtgtggacggaaagGCGTacccggaaagaaaaagttgcggattcaaaattATTACATACACACCCGGAAACTTGTGGACGGGGCCTCCAGACAAAATTCCCCCCCACCTCCCCCAAAACTCGAGAGGTTAATTTTCCGCCAATCAGTCGAGTCGAATCACATTTTGTATCATAAATAATTTAAACTACCCTTTTTCGTGTTCTGTCTATTGTCAATTAGCTCGAGTTACAATGTTTTCGGACCATTAATTTTTCGCTGTAAATATTGTATGGTTGTTTAAACATACCAAGTGGGCGTCACTGAAGAAATATCCTGTTCATTTCTAACCAATGAAAACGACTGTTAAAACTTGTCACGAAGAGAGACAAAAGACCCACGAACAAATTAATTCCCTACCTTTTTTGAACCAATAGAATGGTGGGTCTTTGAAGCCGTTGCAAAGAGTATAATCCAGGAATATTTTAGCTTCGTAATCTCCATGTTCCATGATAAGGAATAAAACTTCATACGAGCCATTCCCATGATCAAGAACAGATGGTGCTAAAGAAGAAGGTCCACTGATGTGAATCCGCCACGAGTCTCCACCAATGTTTTTCTCAGTGTTACTCGTCGAGACTGTCTGAATGAGAAAGCGGCTAAATTCGCCTGCGTTTCCTATATCCCAATGTGAAATAAAGCTTTTGCTGGGATCACTGAATTGATTGATTCCTAAGCGAACATCCTTTGGCTCTTCCCATTTCGTGGACGTCAAACACGCACCGAGAAGGCTCTCCCATTCCAAACGCGCTCTTTGCATTCGACACCAATGGTGTTTAAAAACATTGAAGCCTTGTTGAACACTGGCCTTGGCCAAAGAATCAGCCCTTGGGTTTGAATTAAACGAGGTCTTAAGTTCCTCTTGCTCTGGTGTATCCGAATACCGGTATGTCGAAGATATTTCCGACCTTATGCGACTCGAGAGGTTAAATCCACGAGCTGATAATTCACGGTTTGCCAAACGCAACTTTTTGTCCACTACTTTGGCGTTATTTGATTTACCGACTTCAATGATGTTTGGGTTACTCCTCCTATCAATGAAACGATCAAGTAAAGACTTGAAACAAACAATGGACAGGAAAACACATGTCGTGAGGAGCACCCTCGAGGCCTTTCGAGGCATGATATGGTCTCGATAAATGATTCCAAGCCAACCGAGACGCTTAGAAACTTCTCTATACAAGAAATATAAGCTGATTTCAAGCAAGGAGAtgactcaaaaaaaaaaaaaaaattaagagaaGTACAGCGACAGGTAACACTTGATAAAAACAGGTTGTTTTGTCGTTCTCTGGGAGGTTCCCAACAGTGAATTGCAGAGATCACGGGTGCGGAACGAGTGAATTGTCCCatttttatggtattttcgTGGCTTCCGTGGGCGTATCGTGAGTAGAATGCCCGTGCACAACCTGCACGTGCAAGGAAAAAATCCCTTCTGCCCGCAAACAAAAACatcgtccacacgtatccggatattttcgaCAACGGAGATTTTTCCCCTCCGTTTTTGCCTCACGTCGACATGAATACGGCGTTTTCGGTCACCGAAAACGAAACTGttggctagattgcagaatacccggcccaccaaatgtcctacttaaaaaagctgccaccgcggtcccgcagtcgtgtttaatAATGCTGCTTGTCCGCAATGGCATGGgacagaaaatgatattcatataAACAACTCTGTTCCTAAACCGGACATTCTACAATCGCTCGActtcttaaatttcattttgttgttccgttaactacacttttcacgagattgtgtgaagaagaaaggatTCGTTTACTCATTatgcctaagcgctcgtttcagttattaggtctaagcactctcctaaaattttagctttcattttgcggttcggttaactacacttttcaagaaaacactcctttactgattaagctaagcgctcgcttcagtgattaggcctaagcattctcgtaaaatttagctttaattttgcggttcagttaactacacttttcatgagatcgtgtgaagaagaaagcactcgtttactgattaagcctaagcgctcgcttcagtgattaggcctaagcattctcgtaaaatttagctttaattttgcggttcagttaactacacttttcatgagattgtgtgaagaagaaagcactcgtttactgattaagcctaagcgcccgtttcagtgattaggcctaagcactctcgccaaattttagctttcacgttgcggtttggttaattacacttttcatgagatcgtatgaagaagaaagcactcgtttactgaaaaattaagcttaagcgctcgcttcagtgattaggcctaagcattctcgtaaaattttagctttcattttgcggtttaGTTAACTACAcctttcatgagatcgtgtgaagaagaaagcactcgtttactgattaagcttaAGTGCTCGCTTCAGtggttaggcctaagcattctcgtaaaatgttagctttcattttgcggtggCAGTGCGTTTTACTGGTTGccctttaacagttttcattcatcgacttaACCTcgtcccagggtctctcttcttccctttcaaagaaggaaagaagagaggttgtcatcgactacgggactgcggaccgcggtggcagttcattttagtgcttttcctttaacagttttcattcaacgGCTACGGGAcagcggaccgcggtggcagttcactttaacattttgcagTTAACGACTatgggactgcggaccgcggtggcagttcactttaacatttttcattcaacgactacgggactgcggaccgcgttggcagcttttttaagtaggacatttggtgggccgggtattctgcaattgctccaaaCTGTTTATAAAAAGGCTCTCCGGACTGTAGAAAACGGATGTTTATCGTATTCTTGTGGACGAGTGCAAACGAAGAATTCCGAATACGATGACTTCAAAGACTCGTGAAATCACAGAGAGCGCATGCGCACGCATGATCTACAGGTGGAGGTTGTCCAATCGTTTTCGCGCATTCGCGTGGACGAACAAACTCGAACAAACACGATTTGAAAACCCTACGCGTGGACACATTCTTTTATCTACAGATACGAATATAAACATAATTTTCCCccgtttgtttttcaaaacaagttGCACGTTTCTGTATTCGAAAAAGTGTGTattggtggtttgcaaccaatctctagagacaaagataacaatgctgcaatgtacaatttctGGCGGACGAATAAAAGGAGGAAATGAGagctattttgttttcgtccaccaacatggcggcgatgacgtcacgtgaaaatcaCCTATTTGTAATGGAAGACCTTAGatagcaatgaccagaaccaaggtggctgaccagcggttttcattaaaacaatggtttgctgggggtgctcagtctcgcgggctcagaaaacctggttgaaTGTGTGCTTCTTTAAACTCCGCTTATTGGCGGAACTTCATCTATGGGAGcgcaattttcaatttttcagtACTGTGCATTTCATTATACTTTTGCAGATATTTAAGCCCCATAAACACATTTTAAGATTTGTATTGTTATCTCATCTCATTACTTTCTTCGGTTTTTCTGATACCCGGGTGATGGTAGTCTCGGCAAGTGTTAACAGCCTTAACCTTcccagtttttgcaatttttcaaGTCTCTgttttcgaaagaaaaaaaaaatgcaaaaagttAGTCTACCAACCGGACCCACCACGGTTTTTTTCTAATATGCAACGACATCAGTCCAATACGACTCTGCACCTGTCAAGTCTCACGCATCTGGACGCAAAATATTTATCTAGGGCATGCAGGCTAATTTCTCACACCCGACTGACAAAAGCAAGATTTTCGCTCCGAACCAATTATATGTAAATTCATTATATGAAAGTGATCAACTGTTACAACGCGAGACCACGTTTTGTGTCATCTTCGGCAAAGTTCGGGTATATATCGTCGGAAAACCGTTGTCTCTGTTCAGAGGTCGAAGCAAGTCTTCATAGATTCGGAAACGTGGAAACGAATATCTCTCGCAATCGACTTTAGCAAGTTGTTATATGAGAACATAAAAAGGCCAAACCAAGTCCCGGTTATAGTTTCAACGCTAATGTCATCTTCTCAAAACAGCAAGAAATGCTTCATGAGGGACATCCACTCTTCCTATCCTCTT
This window harbors:
- the LOC137998911 gene encoding uncharacterized protein, whose protein sequence is MPRKASRVLLTTCVFLSIVCFKSLLDRFIDRRSNPNIIEVGKSNNAKVVDKKLRLANRELSARGFNLSSRIRSEISSTYRYSDTPEQEELKTSFNSNPRADSLAKASVQQGFNVFKHHWCRMQRARLEWESLLGACLTSTKWEEPKDVRLGINQFSDPSKSFISHWDIGNAGEFSRFLIQTVSTSNTEKNIGGDSWRIHISGPSSLAPSVLDHGNGSYEVLFLIMEHGDYEAKIFLDYTLCNGFKDPPFYWFKKGNSQGKNQPDGVLKGDRPYLIAPFRNGEKITFNVPSSENNMRNIDALTKEVSSKSTRLQQYTCDASCGTLLWDGLGRWVNGQWKPYIKDRTQKDTRNKEGVFFTFGDSISNAFYGSLVAGPYKELCNTAFIACRAVYHWVYDMKGYWGDGVTSPREPLPDEMDYDHELVMRDLKKTLFNPDMTEKSVLLLNIGIHFAAAVNFTDYKRVIDQLINLVIGKTNHPNADGTFKGRFIWKSTSAIHRERFPNPHKDVRRFLTFSRVKLYNAYATSAMCRAGIDVIDVHPISESYPLGTASASDPVHYANVVFRDVEALLSRLFSP